In Deltaproteobacteria bacterium, one DNA window encodes the following:
- the aprA gene encoding adenylyl-sulfate reductase subunit alpha: MALRNKPQWELLAEPDLSKVPVEEYEYDAIIVGGGMAACGTAFEIGKWMPAGSKVCLIDKAALERSGAVAQGLSAINTYIGENAVADYVRMVRGDLMGVVREDLIFDLGRHVDDSVHLFEEWGLPIWKQKGDEGKPLTEGGRPVRTGKWQIMINGESYKCIVAEAAKNALDEMGYDLHERIFIVKLLLDANKPNTIAGAVGFSARENKICIYKCKAMMVACGGAVNIFRPRTTDEGKGRAWYPIWNAGSTYTMCMQVGAEMTMMENRFTPSRFKDGYGPVGAWFLLFKAGVTNCYGESYAFSDHAKEELAKYPPYGQQPVTPTCLRNHLMLIEMKEGRGPVFMDTAAALKKFLDDKKAEGMDDKALKKYWKELESEAWEDFLDMSVGQAGLWASMNIEPEKVGSEIMPTEPYMLGSHSGCCGIWVSGPNEDWVPDDYKWGYNRMTTVNGLFTAGDGVGASGHKFSSGSHAEGRMAAKAMAKYVMDNAGFTPALKQSADELKAEIYKPVVTYYEHSKMTTDDMINPNYIRPRHMMERLMKYTDEYGGGWSPYYMTNAKLLEIAMHHLQMLREDSEKMAASGLHELIRAWEMVHRIWCVEDHLRHIQFREESRYPGFYYRGDFPEADSKTMEEGGWKCFVNSKYDPEKGEWSIFKKPLHQIIPD, encoded by the coding sequence ATGGCTCTTCGCAATAAACCGCAGTGGGAACTCCTGGCCGAACCGGATCTGTCCAAGGTCCCGGTTGAGGAGTATGAATATGACGCCATAATCGTTGGCGGTGGTATGGCTGCATGCGGCACGGCTTTTGAGATAGGCAAGTGGATGCCTGCCGGCTCCAAGGTATGTCTGATCGACAAGGCCGCCCTTGAGCGTTCAGGCGCTGTGGCTCAGGGTCTTTCCGCCATCAATACCTATATTGGCGAAAACGCCGTGGCTGATTACGTCCGCATGGTCCGTGGCGATCTCATGGGCGTTGTTCGTGAGGACCTGATTTTTGACCTGGGCCGTCACGTTGACGACTCCGTCCACCTCTTTGAGGAATGGGGGCTTCCCATCTGGAAGCAGAAGGGAGACGAAGGCAAGCCGCTAACCGAGGGTGGCCGGCCTGTGCGCACCGGTAAGTGGCAGATCATGATCAACGGCGAGTCCTACAAGTGCATCGTGGCCGAGGCCGCGAAGAATGCCCTGGACGAGATGGGCTATGACCTCCATGAGCGTATCTTTATCGTAAAGCTCCTTCTGGACGCCAACAAGCCCAATACCATCGCCGGCGCGGTCGGATTCAGCGCCCGCGAGAACAAGATATGCATCTACAAGTGCAAGGCCATGATGGTGGCCTGCGGCGGCGCGGTCAATATCTTCCGCCCGAGGACAACGGACGAGGGCAAGGGCCGCGCATGGTACCCCATCTGGAACGCCGGTTCCACCTATACCATGTGCATGCAGGTCGGTGCCGAGATGACCATGATGGAGAACCGCTTCACCCCGTCCCGCTTCAAGGACGGCTATGGGCCTGTGGGCGCATGGTTCCTGCTCTTCAAGGCTGGTGTGACCAACTGTTACGGCGAGTCTTATGCGTTCAGTGATCATGCCAAGGAGGAGCTGGCAAAGTACCCGCCGTACGGCCAGCAGCCGGTTACCCCCACCTGCCTCAGAAACCACCTCATGCTCATAGAGATGAAGGAAGGCCGCGGCCCTGTTTTCATGGACACTGCTGCCGCACTCAAGAAATTCCTGGATGACAAGAAGGCAGAGGGCATGGATGACAAGGCCCTCAAGAAGTACTGGAAGGAGCTTGAGAGCGAGGCGTGGGAGGACTTCCTCGATATGTCCGTCGGCCAGGCAGGCCTGTGGGCCTCCATGAACATCGAGCCCGAGAAGGTCGGCTCCGAGATCATGCCCACAGAGCCCTACATGCTGGGGAGCCACTCCGGCTGCTGCGGCATCTGGGTCAGCGGCCCCAACGAAGACTGGGTTCCTGATGACTACAAATGGGGCTACAACCGCATGACGACCGTCAACGGCCTGTTTACCGCCGGTGACGGCGTGGGCGCTTCCGGGCACAAGTTCTCATCCGGTTCACATGCCGAGGGCCGTATGGCTGCCAAGGCCATGGCCAAGTACGTTATGGATAATGCAGGCTTTACGCCGGCACTGAAGCAGAGTGCAGACGAGCTCAAGGCGGAGATCTATAAGCCGGTCGTAACGTATTACGAGCACAGCAAGATGACCACCGATGACATGATCAACCCCAACTATATCAGGCCGCGTCACATGATGGAGCGCCTGATGAAGTACACCGACGAGTATGGCGGCGGCTGGTCTCCTTACTACATGACCAATGCAAAGCTCCTTGAAATAGCCATGCACCATCTACAGATGCTCCGTGAGGACTCTGAGAAGATGGCCGCAAGCGGTCTGCACGAGCTGATTCGTGCATGGGAGATGGTCCACCGTATCTGGTGTGTTGAGGATCACCTGCGTCACATCCAGTTCCGCGAAGAGAGCCGTTATCCCGGCTTTTACTATCGTGGTGACTTCCCTGAGGCGGATTCCAAGACCATGGAGGAAGGCGGCTGGAAGTGCTTTGTCAATTCTAAGTACGATCCTGAAAAGGGCGAGTGGTCCATATTCAAGAAGCCGTTGCACCAGATCATCCCTGACTAG
- the aprB gene encoding adenylyl-sulfate reductase subunit beta: MPSYVIEEKCDGCKGGEKTACMYICPNDLMVLNPDAMKAYNQEPDQCWECYNCVKICPQGAIEVRHYADIAPMGGYVQPMRSSDSIMWTVKFRNGNIKRFKFPIRTTPEGSIKPYEGKPEPGSIDDGLLFTEAGKTLETP; the protein is encoded by the coding sequence ATGCCAAGCTATGTCATTGAAGAGAAGTGTGACGGTTGTAAGGGCGGGGAGAAGACGGCGTGCATGTACATCTGCCCCAACGACCTCATGGTTCTTAACCCCGATGCAATGAAGGCCTACAATCAGGAACCTGACCAGTGCTGGGAGTGCTATAATTGCGTAAAGATCTGTCCGCAGGGCGCTATCGAGGTCCGCCACTATGCCGACATTGCTCCCATGGGCGGCTATGTCCAGCCTATGCGCAGCTCCGATTCCATCATGTGGACTGTCAAGTTCCGCAACGGCAACATAAAGCGTTTCAAATTCCCCATCCGGACTACCCCTGAAGGTTCCATCAAGCCGTACGAGGGCAAGCCCGAACCAGGCTCGATCGACGACGGTCTTCTGTTTACGGAGGCAGGCAAGACGCTTGAAACTCCGTAA